From Corynebacterium frankenforstense DSM 45800, the proteins below share one genomic window:
- the uxaC gene encoding glucuronate isomerase, whose amino-acid sequence MNSSHAHHPDRLLPADPGVREIARRLLNHVEELPIISPHGHLDAQMFVDDAAFPDPTALIISPDHYLCRVLHSAGVPLDKLRVGGTEGASPREAWRIFASHWDLFTGTASGYWLEQEFAHVFGIDPDRLGADEADAIYDELSATLAQPDFRPRALADSFGLEVLATTDDPLDDLAAHRTLAEDPTFSPRVLPTFRPDAYTKMYNEGFAENVTRLIDTAGDGKTGFAGYLEAMRNRREYFKANGAVSSDHGTHDSWVHPIDDAEAERILQKGLRGEATRAEAAAFEGNMTYRFAEMARDDGLVMTIHPGVWRNTSASALEKYGPDTGHDIPFRMDFIDGLQPLLSDFCENPDFHLVLFTIDESTYSRELAPIAGYYPSCYVGAPWWFIDEIDAMNRFRSATTGTTGFSRYSGFIDDTRAYCSIPARHNTSRRVEAGYLARLVAEHRITEDRAAEIIVDLIDASPRRVFKL is encoded by the coding sequence ATGAACTCATCCCACGCACACCACCCCGACCGGCTGCTGCCGGCCGACCCGGGTGTCCGGGAGATCGCACGCAGGCTGCTCAACCACGTCGAGGAGCTGCCCATCATCTCCCCGCACGGTCACCTCGACGCCCAGATGTTCGTCGACGACGCCGCCTTCCCGGACCCGACGGCCCTGATCATCAGCCCCGACCACTACCTGTGCCGCGTCCTGCACTCCGCGGGCGTGCCCCTGGACAAGCTCCGCGTCGGCGGTACCGAGGGCGCGAGCCCCAGGGAGGCCTGGCGCATCTTCGCCTCGCACTGGGACCTCTTCACCGGCACCGCCTCCGGCTACTGGCTGGAGCAGGAGTTCGCCCACGTCTTCGGCATCGACCCCGACCGCCTCGGCGCCGACGAGGCCGACGCGATCTACGACGAGCTCTCCGCCACCCTGGCCCAGCCGGACTTCCGCCCGCGCGCCCTGGCCGACTCCTTCGGCCTGGAGGTGCTGGCCACCACCGACGACCCGCTGGACGACCTCGCCGCGCACCGCACGCTCGCCGAGGACCCGACCTTCAGCCCGCGCGTCCTGCCGACCTTCCGCCCGGACGCCTACACGAAGATGTACAACGAGGGCTTCGCCGAGAACGTCACCCGGCTCATCGACACCGCCGGCGACGGCAAGACCGGCTTCGCCGGCTACCTCGAGGCCATGCGCAACCGCCGCGAGTACTTCAAGGCCAACGGCGCCGTCAGCTCCGACCACGGCACCCACGACTCCTGGGTGCACCCCATCGACGACGCCGAGGCCGAGCGCATCCTGCAGAAGGGCCTGCGCGGCGAGGCCACCCGCGCCGAGGCCGCCGCCTTCGAGGGCAACATGACCTACCGCTTCGCGGAGATGGCCCGCGACGACGGCCTGGTCATGACCATCCACCCGGGCGTGTGGCGCAACACCTCGGCCTCCGCGCTCGAGAAGTACGGCCCCGACACCGGCCACGACATCCCGTTCCGGATGGACTTCATCGACGGTCTGCAGCCGCTGCTGAGCGACTTCTGCGAGAACCCGGACTTCCACCTGGTCCTCTTCACCATCGACGAGTCGACCTACTCGCGCGAGCTGGCCCCTATCGCCGGCTACTACCCGTCCTGCTACGTCGGCGCGCCGTGGTGGTTCATCGACGAGATCGACGCGATGAACCGCTTCCGCTCCGCGACGACGGGCACCACCGGGTTCTCCCGCTACTCCGGGTTCATCGACGACACCCGCGCGTACTGCTCCATCCCCGCCCGCCACAACACCTCGCGCCGCGTGGAGGCCGGCTACCTGGCCCGCCTCGTGGCCGAGCACCGCATCACCGAAGACCGCGCCGCCGAGATCATCGTCGACCTCATCGACGCTTCCCCGAGGAGGGTGTTCAAGCTATGA